The bacterium genome includes a window with the following:
- a CDS encoding molybdopterin dinucleotide binding domain-containing protein — MQKVTCNFCTLGCETSLNESDIGVVDIKYSKSGANEGRLCSRGNALPIYLSSSQRLTSPLRNGQEINWKDALNEIISALKNYKASEIAITYDTNLTIEEYSLVCEFAKIKGITKLASSYIEPEHYFNYVLPDVKIANFDDIKDSKTFFIIGDLFSQFPLIAKAILDVRYCSKQNRIFVLDSFVTPTAGFADTFIKTDVGKEALVLLDMANLAKGKTGELKGGIEQSVLSGVLNSLNESEKAVVIASNSFGRTTDPMVFSGMAQYFASSLKGDKKFLWLGESASVPGNVDFSEILSGIKKKEIKCLLNFGAMSPVYYPQIWEYLDELEFMASTVTMMPELAKNRLSYLFMPTTLLTETSGTIKTFFEGEKKVINGVKPLSGTKCVGEIVYALAENKISVVSPGKTVLKELKLEEVLSRVSNMVIPQGDFVLMGEKTAYQFKGLFSEPIVIMNSHNAKKLKVKEGSIVEIKSSVGESEFKVNISDKVPERVLLVSTELPEARSLFELNISSGICEFPPIEVSVCKRD; from the coding sequence ATGCAAAAGGTAACTTGTAATTTTTGTACTCTTGGATGTGAAACCTCTTTGAATGAAAGCGATATAGGCGTCGTAGACATTAAATATTCAAAATCCGGCGCTAATGAGGGCAGACTTTGCAGCCGTGGGAATGCACTTCCTATTTATCTTTCCTCAAGCCAGCGGTTAACTTCTCCTTTGAGAAACGGGCAAGAGATTAATTGGAAAGATGCATTAAATGAAATTATATCGGCATTAAAGAATTATAAAGCTTCGGAAATTGCAATCACTTATGACACAAATCTGACTATTGAAGAGTATTCGCTTGTATGCGAGTTTGCAAAGATAAAAGGGATAACTAAACTGGCATCAAGTTATATTGAACCTGAACATTATTTTAATTATGTTTTACCTGATGTTAAAATTGCGAATTTTGACGATATAAAAGACAGTAAGACTTTCTTTATTATAGGGGATTTGTTCAGCCAGTTTCCGTTAATAGCGAAAGCCATACTTGACGTAAGGTACTGCAGTAAACAAAACAGGATTTTTGTGCTGGATTCGTTTGTTACTCCTACGGCAGGTTTTGCCGATACTTTTATTAAAACAGATGTAGGAAAAGAAGCTCTTGTTTTGCTTGATATGGCGAATCTTGCTAAAGGTAAAACAGGCGAATTAAAAGGTGGAATAGAACAGAGCGTTTTAAGCGGAGTATTAAATTCGTTGAACGAAAGCGAAAAAGCGGTAGTAATAGCGAGCAATTCATTTGGCAGGACTACAGACCCGATGGTATTTTCCGGGATGGCACAGTATTTTGCTTCATCCTTGAAAGGGGATAAGAAATTTTTATGGCTTGGCGAATCGGCAAGCGTCCCCGGGAATGTTGATTTTAGCGAGATATTATCGGGCATTAAAAAGAAAGAAATAAAATGTTTATTAAATTTCGGAGCGATGTCTCCCGTGTATTATCCTCAGATATGGGAATATTTAGATGAACTTGAGTTTATGGCTTCCACGGTTACGATGATGCCGGAACTTGCAAAGAACAGGCTTTCGTATTTATTTATGCCGACGACTTTGCTGACGGAAACCAGCGGTACTATAAAGACGTTTTTCGAGGGAGAAAAGAAAGTAATAAACGGAGTGAAGCCTTTAAGTGGAACGAAATGTGTTGGGGAAATAGTATATGCATTAGCAGAAAACAAGATTAGTGTGGTAAGTCCCGGGAAAACCGTCCTTAAGGAATTGAAATTGGAAGAAGTCTTAAGCAGGGTGAGTAATATGGTTATTCCGCAAGGGGATTTCGTACTTATGGGAGAAAAAACCGCATATCAGTTCAAGGGTTTATTCTCCGAGCCGATAGTTATAATGAATAGTCATAATGCAAAGAAATTAAAAGTAAAAGAAGGTTCCATCGTCGAGATAAAATCTTCAGTAGGCGAAAGCGAATTCAAGGTAAATATTTCCGATAAAGTTCCTGAAAGAGTTTTACTTGTGTCTACGGAATTACCCGAAGCAAGGTCATTATTTGAATTAAATATAAGTTCAGGTATTTGCGAGTTTCCACCGATTGAGGTGAGCGTATGCAAAAGAGATTAG
- a CDS encoding GIY-YIG nuclease family protein: MKTKKSKVWYVYGVRCSDSTLYVGITNNLKARIEKHNKGTGAKYTRSRRPVKLLRSEKCGDIGTAMRREKELKRIGKVKKELWVGNRKNISHGLTRIKTRTKTGIKGEYKRQKIKSKRILATDKKHGLTRKTENKKFLQGLEETFKRKKKFNRE; this comes from the coding sequence TTGAAAACTAAAAAGAGTAAGGTATGGTACGTTTATGGAGTGAGATGTTCGGACAGCACTTTATACGTTGGGATAACAAATAACTTAAAAGCAAGAATAGAAAAACACAACAAAGGAACTGGGGCGAAATACACTCGTTCAAGACGACCCGTGAAACTTCTTCGCTCTGAAAAATGCGGGGATATAGGAACTGCGATGAGACGGGAAAAAGAGCTGAAAAGAATTGGTAAGGTAAAGAAGGAATTGTGGGTGGGAAACAGAAAAAATATTAGCCACGGATTAACACGGATAAAAACACGTACGAAGACAGGGATTAAAGGAGAATACAAAAGACAAAAAATAAAAAGCAAAAGAATATTAGCCACGGATAAAAAACACGGATTGACACGGAAAACAGAGAACAAAAAATTTCTACAGGGACTTGAAGAGACTTTCAAGAGAAAAAAGAAGTTTAACCGCGAATGA
- a CDS encoding GIY-YIG nuclease family protein, whose product MVCVWCSDNSLYIGITNNLDSRVKEHNKGIGAQYTKERLPVNLLCYEAVGDKFLARKREAQLKKWSKAKKELWVHGFPSIGSG is encoded by the coding sequence ATGGTATGTGTATGGTGTTCCGATAATAGTTTATATATAGGGATAACCAACAATTTAGACTCAAGAGTAAAAGAGCATAATAAAGGAATCGGAGCACAGTATACAAAAGAGAGATTGCCTGTAAATCTTCTTTGTTATGAAGCAGTTGGAGATAAATTTTTAGCAAGGAAACGTGAAGCACAATTGAAAAAATGGAGTAAAGCAAAAAAGGAGTTGTGGGTTCATGGGTTTCCTTCGATAGGCTCAGGATAA
- a CDS encoding DUF1801 domain-containing protein: protein MDKKIAGYINKQKSPQKEILEKVRQIFLKTLVDCDEKMNWGVITFAENKFYIVALKERVHVGFAINGLDKEEISQFEGSGKTMKHIKIQTLKDIDEKKLTKLIKLVSEKAVCKHC from the coding sequence ATGGACAAAAAAATTGCCGGGTATATTAATAAACAAAAATCACCTCAGAAAGAGATTTTAGAAAAAGTTAGACAGATCTTTCTAAAAACACTTGTAGATTGTGATGAAAAAATGAATTGGGGCGTCATAACTTTTGCAGAAAATAAGTTCTATATTGTCGCTCTTAAAGAACGAGTACACGTGGGATTTGCAATTAACGGATTAGATAAAGAAGAAATATCCCAGTTTGAGGGAAGCGGTAAAACGATGAAACACATAAAGATTCAAACGCTTAAAGATATTGATGAAAAAAAATTAACGAAACTGATAAAACTGGTGAGTGAAAAGGCTGTATGTAAGCATTGTTAA
- a CDS encoding septation protein SpoVG family protein, translating into MNELKITEVRLSLYGKNGIIAFCEVVLGNHLRLNDIAVKRTQEGKILLSYPLKKTPGGVEYFYFNPISKELGDEINKAVSNKLNELRSELNEQHKIQSGRNC; encoded by the coding sequence ATGAATGAATTAAAAATAACCGAAGTAAGGCTTTCGCTATATGGTAAGAACGGTATTATAGCCTTTTGCGAAGTAGTTCTTGGGAATCATCTCCGATTAAATGATATTGCTGTAAAACGAACGCAGGAAGGCAAAATACTTCTGTCTTACCCACTAAAAAAGACTCCAGGGGGTGTGGAATACTTTTATTTCAACCCTATTTCTAAGGAATTGGGAGATGAAATAAACAAAGCTGTATCAAACAAGTTGAATGAATTAAGGAGTGAGTTAAATGAACAACATAAAATTCAATCAGGAAGAAATTGTTAA
- a CDS encoding tyrosine-type recombinase/integrase produces the protein MDNRLYGIKEVSELLDVEEATIYAWTHYKKIPFIKVGRLVKFEASKIQEWKDKMPSCEGKILSNRGMKILRKEKQDLNSQQFKTIKPCKLSSGNSRKGLTKGVYRLVNKSGVKYGIDYFDPVSCRRIKKIISSDPKEAERAYRKVQVEIEDGNWEGNNHKAPLFETFVATYLECCRTQDSKTHYIAKVQCLTKEAAKAFNGIRIDQISIAMIEKFKNQRANTVSNATVNRGLSYLRHFFNKAIDYGYLKSNPCSKVKFFKEPPGLVRWLTKEQIVILLDNCPEEIKPVVIIALNCGLRKSEIFALKWQDVDMQNRYITVQHSKSNKKRMIPINDSVYKVFENLPQTEDKIFRIHNFRILFERAVKSAGIEDFTFHSLRHCFASHLAMSGINLATIKELMGHSSIRMTLRYAHLCDGCLEDAVKKLQITP, from the coding sequence ATGGATAATAGACTTTATGGTATAAAGGAAGTATCGGAACTGTTAGATGTAGAAGAGGCGACAATTTATGCATGGACGCATTACAAAAAAATTCCATTTATAAAAGTTGGTCGCCTCGTAAAGTTCGAGGCTTCTAAAATACAAGAATGGAAGGATAAAATGCCTTCATGTGAAGGTAAAATCCTTTCTAATAGGGGTATGAAAATACTGAGGAAGGAAAAACAAGATTTGAATTCTCAACAATTCAAAACTATAAAACCTTGTAAACTATCTTCAGGCAATAGTAGGAAGGGTTTAACGAAAGGCGTCTATAGATTAGTAAATAAGTCTGGGGTCAAATACGGAATTGATTATTTTGACCCAGTATCATGCAGAAGGATAAAGAAAATCATTTCTTCAGATCCAAAAGAGGCGGAACGTGCTTACAGAAAAGTTCAGGTAGAAATTGAAGATGGAAACTGGGAAGGAAATAATCATAAAGCACCATTATTTGAGACGTTTGTTGCTACTTATCTTGAATGCTGTAGAACTCAAGACAGTAAAACCCATTATATTGCCAAGGTGCAATGCCTTACAAAAGAGGCGGCGAAGGCATTTAATGGGATACGGATTGATCAGATTTCTATTGCCATGATAGAAAAATTTAAAAATCAAAGAGCAAATACCGTCAGTAATGCTACGGTCAACCGAGGTTTGTCTTACTTGAGGCATTTCTTCAATAAAGCTATTGACTACGGTTATCTCAAATCTAATCCATGTTCTAAGGTTAAATTCTTCAAGGAACCGCCGGGTTTGGTCCGTTGGCTTACAAAAGAACAGATTGTTATACTCCTTGATAATTGTCCCGAAGAGATAAAACCTGTGGTAATTATTGCCCTGAATTGCGGTTTAAGAAAAAGCGAAATATTTGCCCTGAAGTGGCAGGATGTGGACATGCAGAACAGGTATATCACCGTCCAACATAGTAAATCCAATAAGAAGAGAATGATTCCAATAAACGATTCTGTTTATAAAGTTTTTGAGAACTTACCCCAAACAGAGGATAAAATATTTAGGATACACAACTTTCGGATATTATTTGAAAGAGCGGTAAAGAGTGCTGGGATTGAGGACTTTACATTCCATTCACTAAGACATTGCTTTGCCTCGCACTTGGCTATGTCAGGAATCAATTTGGCGACTATAAAAGAGCTTATGGGGCATAGCTCGATTCGGATGACATTACGATATGCACATTTGTGCGATGGATGCCTTGAGGACGCAGTAAAGAAACTGCAAATTACGCCATAA
- a CDS encoding hydrolase translates to MSKEKPNTECCPKFNPAPWDNKMLEWDNKKFIKDKVFTMFFMPINFGSVVKRMMAKIEKSGGKALDWMGLSDHTSKWNMDLYVAVDREIPDIENISLSGKFFSKVYEGDFKDTGRWCKDFESQVKDKNLKVKKWYMWYTTCPKCAKKYGKNYVVIVGAVE, encoded by the coding sequence ATGAGCAAAGAGAAACCTAATACAGAATGTTGTCCAAAATTTAATCCTGCGCCATGGGATAATAAAATGTTAGAGTGGGATAATAAAAAGTTCATCAAGGACAAGGTTTTTACTATGTTTTTTATGCCGATTAATTTTGGCTCGGTTGTCAAAAGAATGATGGCGAAGATAGAAAAATCCGGAGGGAAAGCACTGGATTGGATGGGACTTTCCGACCATACTTCAAAATGGAATATGGATTTGTATGTGGCAGTTGATAGGGAAATTCCGGATATCGAAAATATTAGTTTAAGTGGAAAATTTTTCAGCAAGGTTTATGAAGGGGATTTTAAAGACACTGGCAGGTGGTGCAAAGATTTTGAAAGCCAAGTAAAAGATAAAAATCTTAAAGTCAAAAAATGGTATATGTGGTACACGACTTGCCCAAAATGTGCCAAGAAGTACGGCAAGAATTATGTAGTAATTGTCGGGGCAGTGGAATGA
- a CDS encoding class I SAM-dependent methyltransferase yields MKDLKVEQKFHDSKVHLFVEDEGESFFKTPPKEAIKNDVWLKHFPEILGDFTGKSVLDCGCGTGVISAALSQNGAKVTAFDLSNGMLRIAQKRALSWKLDIPLVESAFENLPFKNNSFDFVIGAMILHHTELEGAVNEIKRVLKKGGKILFLETQLRNVFLRVLVESPIYKIRFLRHGSPCEKPLTLKSLKYIKSEFTGVRFHYFSFIFLQLIGSIIARPLRKTILERIVLSFFIAPDGFVGKYLPGLRKYSYWVMMEGEKRK; encoded by the coding sequence ATGAAAGATTTGAAAGTTGAGCAGAAGTTTCATGACTCGAAAGTTCACTTATTCGTGGAAGATGAGGGGGAGAGCTTTTTCAAAACTCCCCCGAAAGAAGCCATAAAAAATGATGTATGGCTTAAACATTTCCCCGAGATATTGGGCGATTTCACCGGTAAATCCGTTTTGGACTGCGGATGCGGAACCGGAGTTATCAGCGCCGCTTTAAGTCAGAACGGTGCTAAGGTGACGGCATTTGATTTGTCCAACGGGATGTTGAGAATTGCCCAAAAAAGGGCATTAAGCTGGAAGCTTGACATACCTTTAGTTGAATCTGCTTTTGAAAACCTGCCTTTTAAGAATAATAGTTTTGATTTTGTAATCGGGGCTATGATTCTTCATCATACCGAACTTGAAGGGGCGGTTAACGAAATAAAAAGAGTATTAAAAAAAGGCGGAAAAATATTGTTTTTGGAGACACAGTTAAGAAATGTGTTTTTACGGGTATTGGTAGAGTCTCCGATTTATAAGATTAGATTTTTACGACACGGGTCGCCTTGTGAAAAACCATTGACTTTGAAGTCCCTAAAGTATATAAAATCGGAATTTACGGGTGTCAGGTTTCATTATTTTTCGTTTATTTTTTTACAGCTTATAGGGAGTATTATTGCGAGGCCGTTGAGGAAAACAATACTGGAAAGAATCGTTCTTTCGTTTTTTATTGCCCCGGATGGGTTTGTTGGAAAGTATTTACCGGGATTGAGGAAATATAGTTACTGGGTGATGATGGAAGGGGAGAAGAGGAAATGA